Part of the Ictalurus furcatus strain D&B chromosome 10, Billie_1.0, whole genome shotgun sequence genome, tttttctgtatcatttaattttgtgctggaaaactagtgtttgggaatctaaaatgttttttgtactgacctgataatgtagaaatcataaaataaaaaatctataacaaagtttgtactaaaaaatagggtgcctaaaacctttgcaaatatataaatacaagtaTTCACTCCTGTTGCTATGAAACCTAAATTAGTTCTAGAACAAACAGTTCTGGCATAATTTGATGAATGGAGTCCAATTGTCTGTAATTATAGTGTTACATGATTTTGAGGGTTGGTTATAAAAATATACCAAGATTTGAACATCATGCAGAGCTctattaaatccattattaaaaaatggaaagaatatggcacaaccaTATTCTGCCTAGAGGAGGCTGTCCACCAAAAGGTAGTGGCTGAGTAGGAAGGCCAAGtagaagcaaccaagaggccaagaATAAttctgaaggagctggagagattCACAGTTCAGATGGGAAGAGCTGTTCACAGGACAACAGACAATCCATAAAGTTAGGCTATATGGAAGGTTTGTGAGCCATATGAAATCCTGCTTCAagtttgcaacaaaaaaaacattttggacaCTCGCTAAACGTGTGGAAAAAGGTTTTCAGATCTGAATAGAAGTTTTTGGACTTGCACAAAGCACTATTATTGATATAAACCCAACAACTCATTACCCTGAGAAAACAATcccaacagtgaagcatggtagtggtagCACTGGATGATTTAATAATGGATTTTATGGCACAACTATGTTACATGCTATAACAGTGGAATTTGTGCAATAACTAAAATATGTGCAATACTCAGACATTGTACAATAACTACAGTATGTGCAATTACTAAAAATATGTGTATGAAACCAAGTACAAAGTTCAATAACTAATATATGGGCAATACATGTAGATGGGAGGGTTGGACAGGAGCACTTATTTTTTGTGTCAAATGGCACCATGTTGGCAGATGGGAGGGTATGTGTAAAGGTCAGGATGTAGtaactgtatttttgtttgtgtttacaatATGCTTGGAAATACAACTGCTATTTCATTGTCTTGAAACTTTACCACAGTTCTCTGCCAGTAAAAACAACTTGAAATGAACTCTTTCCCACTAAGACTCACGTCTTACACCAATTCAGCCCACCACCAAATCTATCCCTTGTAAACAGTGCACCATCAGAAATCAAATCATCAGAAGTACAGCATTGAGCAGTTTTCTCTAAATAGAATAAATCTGCTGTATTTAAGCATGGCTCACTTGATTTTCTCCATGGCTGACTCCGTGTCGATGAGGCCCAGGGTGCAGATAGTGACAGTTACGTTGCTGTGCTTCATAGCCAGCTCATGCTGGAGACTCCCAAAGAAGCCATTGAGGGCAAATTTAGTAGCGGTGTATGGCAGAGCAAACGGTGAACACATTTTACCTGCAAAGTTCAACAACATTCACATGACTGCTTAGTCAGAACAGATCTCTGAGTAAGATTTAAAAAGTTCTTTACTCACCAAGCAAGGAAGAGATGACCATTATTGATCCATTAGTCTTCTCCAGGGCTGGTAGAGCTTTCACAGCCATTTTCACATAACTGTGGAAATTCACCTTCACATAGTACAAATAAAGGTGAAATGTAATAAACTGTAGACAGTACAAAGCAGTGGTTACAAAGACACCCCCCCCACCTCGCTTTTCACAACTTTCAGGATAATAACTTAATGCTCTGACAAAGAAGTGTTACAGCAAGAAGATTTGGTTAAtgtgattattttaaaataactgcATGCCCAAAAGTGCTTTACTCCTTACCACATCAATCTGTCAATGAtcaaaatttttaatttatttaagaattacattttacttttaaccatttatagttccatccatccatccatccatcctctactgcttactccttttcagggtcacggggaacctggagcctatcccaggaagcatcgggcacgaggtggggtacaccctggacagggtgccagtccatcgcagggcacaatcacatacacactcacacacccattcatacactacggacactttagacgcACCCAATTTATAGTTATCATATGATATTTATAGGTATCACTAAGGACATTCCCAGGTGAAAGACCTCATCTATGAGTGTCCACACCCCTACGTCCACCAAACAAGTGACCACAAGGgattgtgtagtgtgaaacGCTCAGAGATTCTGAGAGTCGAGTAGCGTGCACTTTTTTGTGTTGTAGACCTACTATGTTGCCTCACCTGCATGAGCCATCGAATGTGATCCACATCACCATCCCACATCGCATATGGACTCGGCCCGATGTGGTTAAGCACTATGTAGTCCAGCTCTTTCAGCTGCTCTTCAGCAAACTCCACTACTCGGTCTGCATCAGCTGTTTCGGCCATGTCCGCTGCAATATACAAGGCTTTCTGAGCTCCCAGATCCAGACACTTCTTTACAACCTGAAATCAGATAagcaacatatacagtatacacagtgCCTTCCAGAATAATTGGTAGCATTCAAAAAATCTGGTTAATTTCCAACTGTTCCAACTGATGTGACACTTTCTGTGGCTCTAATTATGCTTAAAGGTATTATATaccattatattttatattatatactttttttggtatttttttctGTCCGTTACCTGTTTTGTgaa contains:
- the hsd11b1la gene encoding hydroxysteroid 11-beta-dehydrogenase 1-like protein, with protein sequence MKFPVKILLVGSLSAALIALQWSGPTFSEESLKGMRVLVTGASTGIGEQVAYHYARMGAQIVITARREHVLKEVVKKCLDLGAQKALYIAADMAETADADRVVEFAEEQLKELDYIVLNHIGPSPYAMWDGDVDHIRWLMQVNFHSYVKMAVKALPALEKTNGSIMVISSLLGKMCSPFALPYTATKFALNGFFGSLQHELAMKHSNVTVTICTLGLIDTESAMEKIKGYIDMPAYPAHEAAYQIIKAGALRQSETFYPWYTFYYTLFRDWFPYYRDLVIRNSFIYQP